In the Spirochaetota bacterium genome, one interval contains:
- a CDS encoding LysE family transporter: MINYFISAFVLGVIVAIPPGSVTVIACQRAIQYGFRNSLIFTIGSSLADILYICLVYFGLTNFIHDDANRLALIVLCGILLILIGGITVASARAGSGGEAREASKLQSRPLVTFASGIAVTLTNPMTIIGWIAIAGNFFILWRDRVPGSAGFAVVTVVMIMAGVLAWFIPLIYGASRLHRIINPSVQRYLIAISGFCLIIFGLISLVSAYQGSGAG; the protein is encoded by the coding sequence ATGATCAATTATTTCATATCGGCCTTTGTCCTGGGCGTTATCGTGGCCATCCCGCCGGGTTCGGTCACGGTCATCGCCTGCCAGAGGGCCATCCAGTACGGGTTCAGGAACAGCCTGATCTTCACCATCGGCTCCAGCCTGGCGGATATCTTGTACATCTGCCTGGTCTATTTCGGGCTGACGAATTTCATCCACGATGACGCGAACAGGCTCGCCCTCATAGTCCTGTGCGGCATTCTCCTCATCCTGATCGGCGGGATCACCGTGGCCTCCGCCAGGGCGGGAAGCGGCGGTGAAGCAAGGGAGGCGTCAAAGCTTCAATCAAGGCCCCTGGTGACCTTCGCGTCGGGCATCGCGGTCACGCTGACCAATCCCATGACGATCATCGGCTGGATCGCCATAGCCGGCAACTTCTTCATCCTCTGGAGGGACCGGGTCCCCGGTTCGGCGGGATTCGCCGTTGTCACCGTCGTGATGATCATGGCGGGCGTTCTGGCCTGGTTCATTCCCCTTATCTACGGGGCGAGCAGGCTCCACAGGATCATCAATCCTTCGGTGCAACGATACTTAATTGCAATCTCCGGCTTCTGCCTCATTATCTTCGGCCTCATATCACTGGTGTCAGCCTATCAGGGGAGCGGCGCAGGCTGA
- a CDS encoding response regulator — protein sequence MNIYRNALQSEIEQKKLLQEKEEVIKEEIAAKEEILVDLVKAKEEAEAATRAKSEFLANMSHEIRTPMNAIIGMSHLALKTDLDPRQRDYLVKIDRAGHSLLQIINDILDFSKIEAGKLDMERIPFLLDEVMANLSTVVGVKAQEKNLELIFDCHSDIPGRLMGDPLRLNQVLVNLCGNAVKFTEQGEIIVRTRLLGLSDGKARIEFAVTDTGIGLEPEQAGRLFASFSQADSSTTRKYGGTGLGLSISRRLVEMMGGTISVESEPGKGSTFRFDAIFPVQEGVEVRKGDGITELADLRVLVVDDNQSSRLILMEMMGRFALRAAASASGAEAIEELERCSAAGDDYDLVLMDWKMPGMDGLEASRRIIADTRIPKTPVIIMVTAYASDDLVKSAGELGLAGLLMKPVNPSTVIDTLMAIYMKDRRSEPAGEKSRPAENPSEMVREIRGARILLAEDNDLNQQVAIELLEGVGLSVTLAVDGRDAVEKMRPDFHAVLMDVQMPVMDGYDATRAIRSRPEFDGVPIIAMTANAMEQDLELARQAGMVSHVAKPIDPYKLYHTLVEQIRPDPSKPFDVKAEDGGSSTTGSQADRLMLPPVLPGIDIEEGLAHLAGNVPAYIRLLKQFAGGRQTQDDLFSSLDGGDRASAVRAAHSLKSVSGNLGAHDLHLAAAALEAALKSGTETPALLRDVTGQFETVVNGLGEWMSGHPGRPEQEGHTADLNGWMRDLEQLRELASGEETVSLETCERIMERTPAAMMADMGPIHRALSGYDFEHATELIDAAMSRARDNA from the coding sequence ATGAATATATACAGGAATGCCCTGCAATCGGAAATAGAACAAAAAAAACTGCTGCAAGAGAAGGAAGAAGTAATAAAAGAAGAGATCGCGGCAAAGGAAGAGATACTCGTGGACCTGGTGAAGGCCAAGGAGGAAGCGGAGGCGGCGACCCGGGCAAAGAGTGAATTCCTGGCGAACATGTCCCACGAGATCCGCACGCCGATGAACGCGATAATCGGCATGTCGCACCTCGCGCTCAAGACCGACCTCGATCCGCGCCAGCGCGATTACCTGGTAAAGATCGATCGCGCGGGTCACAGCCTGCTGCAGATAATCAATGATATCCTTGACTTTTCGAAGATCGAGGCGGGAAAGCTCGACATGGAGCGCATCCCGTTCCTGCTCGACGAGGTGATGGCCAACCTTTCCACGGTGGTGGGCGTCAAGGCCCAGGAAAAGAACCTGGAATTGATCTTCGATTGCCATTCAGACATTCCCGGCAGGCTCATGGGCGATCCGCTGCGGCTCAACCAGGTGCTGGTCAACTTGTGCGGCAACGCGGTCAAGTTCACGGAACAGGGCGAGATCATTGTCAGGACCCGCCTGCTGGGCCTGTCCGATGGAAAGGCCCGGATCGAGTTCGCCGTCACCGACACGGGTATCGGCCTGGAGCCGGAACAGGCCGGGAGGCTTTTTGCCTCCTTTTCGCAGGCCGACAGCTCGACCACCAGGAAATACGGCGGCACGGGACTGGGACTCTCCATATCCCGGCGTCTCGTGGAGATGATGGGAGGGACGATCTCTGTGGAAAGCGAGCCTGGAAAAGGAAGCACCTTCAGGTTTGACGCGATTTTCCCGGTCCAGGAGGGCGTGGAAGTCCGGAAAGGGGATGGCATCACCGAGCTGGCCGACCTGCGGGTCCTTGTCGTCGACGATAACCAGAGCTCGCGGCTGATCCTCATGGAGATGATGGGGCGGTTTGCCCTCAGGGCTGCCGCCTCGGCCTCGGGCGCGGAGGCCATTGAAGAGCTCGAACGGTGCTCGGCCGCGGGGGATGACTATGACCTGGTTCTCATGGACTGGAAAATGCCGGGAATGGACGGCCTGGAAGCGAGCCGGCGGATCATAGCGGATACAAGGATCCCGAAGACCCCGGTGATAATCATGGTGACGGCCTATGCCTCGGATGACCTCGTAAAGAGTGCCGGGGAGCTCGGCCTTGCGGGCCTGCTCATGAAGCCGGTCAACCCGTCGACCGTTATCGACACGCTCATGGCGATATACATGAAGGACAGGAGATCGGAACCGGCCGGGGAAAAGTCGCGGCCCGCAGAGAATCCCTCCGAGATGGTCAGGGAGATCCGCGGCGCCAGGATCCTCCTCGCCGAGGACAACGACCTGAACCAGCAGGTGGCCATTGAGCTCCTCGAGGGGGTCGGGCTGTCGGTGACGCTGGCCGTCGACGGCCGCGACGCCGTCGAGAAGATGCGCCCCGACTTCCACGCGGTGCTGATGGACGTTCAGATGCCGGTCATGGACGGCTACGACGCCACGCGCGCCATACGGTCGAGGCCCGAGTTCGACGGGGTGCCGATCATCGCCATGACGGCGAACGCCATGGAGCAGGACCTTGAGCTGGCCCGGCAGGCCGGGATGGTCTCCCATGTGGCGAAGCCGATCGACCCCTATAAGCTCTACCATACTCTTGTCGAACAAATCAGGCCTGACCCTTCGAAGCCTTTCGACGTGAAAGCGGAGGACGGCGGTTCTTCGACAACGGGCTCGCAGGCCGATCGTTTGATGCTCCCTCCCGTGCTGCCGGGGATCGATATCGAAGAGGGCCTTGCGCACCTGGCCGGGAATGTCCCGGCCTACATCAGGCTGCTGAAGCAGTTCGCGGGCGGCCGGCAAACGCAGGACGACCTGTTCTCGTCCCTCGATGGGGGCGACCGCGCCTCCGCGGTTCGCGCCGCCCATTCCTTGAAATCGGTTTCAGGGAATCTCGGCGCCCATGACCTCCATCTCGCCGCTGCGGCCCTCGAGGCGGCCCTGAAAAGCGGGACCGAGACCCCGGCGCTTCTGCGCGATGTCACAGGGCAATTCGAAACAGTCGTGAACGGCCTCGGGGAGTGGATGAGCGGCCATCCGGGGCGGCCGGAACAGGAAGGCCATACCGCGGACCTCAATGGCTGGATGCGCGACCTCGAACAGTTGCGCGAGCTGGCCTCCGGCGAAGAAACCGTTTCGCTCGAAACCTGCGAGCGGATCATGGAGAGAACCCCCGCCGCGATGATGGCGGACATGGGCCCTATCCACAGGGCGCTGAGCGGATATGATTTCGAGCACGCGACCGAATTGATCGATGCGGCCATGTCAAGGGCGCGCGATAACGCTTGA
- a CDS encoding ABC transporter ATP-binding protein, translating to MKGPVIEVRDLLVLRNGMAALAVDSLAFEEGRVYSLIGPNGAGKSTLLLSLMRLVRPDRGTIRYRGEEITAGTSVLRYRRAMAMVFQEPLLFTATVYDNVASGLKMRGVKRGDIRKTVERNLEMLGIGALAKRKARALSGGEAQRVSIARALAVDPAILLMDEPFSSLDAPTRESLITDLDRVIRERGITTVFATHDRAEAIRLADRIIVMKGGSVVQAGSPGEITLYPASEFVASFMGTETILAGEVTGSGEGLFTVSVRDRTIEAAGAAERGSAVTFCVHPDNIVLSSAPLETSARNSFRGRVARIVPLGLFNKVYVDCGFTLVAYVTNRSMEEMGIAAGKEITASFKATAIHVIKTGTPAG from the coding sequence ATGAAGGGCCCCGTCATCGAGGTGCGGGACCTCCTGGTCCTGAGGAACGGCATGGCGGCGCTGGCGGTCGACAGCCTGGCCTTCGAGGAGGGCCGTGTCTATTCCCTCATCGGGCCCAACGGCGCCGGCAAGTCGACTCTCCTTCTTTCCCTCATGAGATTGGTGCGGCCCGACCGCGGGACCATCCGGTACCGCGGCGAGGAGATCACCGCCGGAACGTCGGTCCTTCGCTATCGCCGCGCCATGGCCATGGTTTTCCAGGAGCCGCTCCTCTTCACCGCGACGGTCTATGACAACGTGGCGTCGGGTCTGAAGATGCGGGGAGTGAAGCGCGGCGATATCCGGAAAACAGTGGAGCGGAACCTGGAGATGCTGGGGATAGGCGCCCTGGCGAAGCGCAAGGCCCGGGCCCTGTCGGGCGGGGAGGCCCAGCGGGTAAGCATCGCCCGGGCCCTGGCGGTGGACCCGGCAATTCTCCTCATGGACGAGCCCTTTTCCTCCCTGGACGCGCCCACGCGGGAGTCCCTCATCACGGACCTGGACCGTGTAATCCGCGAGCGGGGGATCACCACCGTCTTCGCCACCCATGACCGGGCCGAGGCGATACGCCTGGCCGACCGTATCATCGTGATGAAAGGCGGGAGCGTCGTCCAGGCCGGGAGCCCCGGTGAGATCACCCTGTACCCGGCGAGCGAGTTCGTTGCCTCCTTCATGGGCACCGAGACCATCCTTGCCGGTGAGGTTACCGGGTCCGGGGAGGGATTGTTCACCGTGTCGGTCCGGGACAGGACCATCGAGGCCGCCGGCGCGGCGGAGCGGGGGAGCGCCGTCACCTTCTGCGTGCACCCGGACAATATCGTGCTTTCATCGGCTCCCCTGGAGACAAGCGCGCGCAACTCCTTCCGCGGCAGGGTGGCGAGGATCGTGCCCCTGGGTCTCTTCAATAAGGTCTACGTCGACTGCGGCTTCACCCTGGTGGCCTATGTCACGAACCGCTCCATGGAAGAAATGGGCATCGCCGCTGGGAAGGAGATCACCGCGTCCTTCAAGGCCACGGCGATCCATGTCATAAAGACGGGCACACCGGCGGGATGA
- a CDS encoding ABC transporter permease, producing the protein MDLIINGVIQAFRLIVSLDPEVVAVTVLSLKISGAATLASTVIGVGVGTAIALLRFPGKGFVISVVNTGMGLPPVVVGLFVTLFIWRSGPLGELGLLYTPAAMVIAQIVIAAPIITGVTLAAMQRLPGKLRLQILALGATRRQMVWLLMKESRLPLLTAVMAGFGGVISEIGASMMVGGNIRGYTRVLTTATVMETGKGNFELAIALGVILLLLAFTVNYILTAIQQGRGR; encoded by the coding sequence ATGGACCTCATCATTAACGGCGTCATCCAGGCCTTCAGGCTCATCGTGTCCCTTGATCCGGAGGTCGTGGCGGTCACGGTGCTGTCGCTGAAGATCTCCGGGGCCGCCACCCTGGCGAGCACCGTCATCGGCGTGGGCGTCGGCACCGCCATTGCGCTTCTCCGCTTTCCGGGCAAGGGCTTTGTCATTAGCGTGGTCAACACCGGCATGGGTCTCCCCCCGGTGGTGGTGGGCCTCTTTGTCACCCTCTTCATATGGCGGAGCGGCCCCCTGGGGGAGCTGGGCCTCCTGTACACGCCGGCGGCCATGGTGATCGCGCAGATCGTCATCGCCGCGCCCATCATAACCGGGGTGACCCTGGCCGCCATGCAGCGCCTGCCGGGGAAGCTCCGCCTCCAGATCCTCGCCCTGGGGGCCACGCGGCGCCAGATGGTGTGGCTCCTCATGAAGGAGTCGCGCCTTCCCCTGCTGACCGCCGTGATGGCCGGTTTCGGCGGCGTCATTTCGGAGATAGGCGCCTCCATGATGGTGGGGGGAAACATCAGGGGGTACACGCGGGTCCTCACGACCGCCACGGTCATGGAAACGGGAAAGGGGAATTTCGAGCTCGCCATAGCGCTGGGGGTGATCTTGCTGCTCCTGGCCTTCACGGTGAATTATATTCTCACCGCGATACAGCAGGGGAGGGGGCGATGA
- a CDS encoding substrate-binding domain-containing protein produces the protein MRKTVFVMLLMAACLSGFGLSEAKQKDIIFATTTSTQDTGLLDELIPVFEKKSGYRVKTIAVGSGQALAMGERGEADLLLAHSKDAEEKFMKRGFGVNRRIVMHNDFVILGPKDDPAKIRGLGSAAVAFKKIAASKSLFVSRGDKSGTHVMEQKLWKNAGLEPEREKWYQQTGLGMGQTLAVVVEKKGYTLCDRATYLSRKKKIDVVVLVEGDRALLNIYHVIEVNPKKFPKVNAEGGKAFADFWVAPETQRMIKEFGIRKYGAILFHPDAVK, from the coding sequence ATGAGAAAGACGGTTTTTGTCATGCTGCTCATGGCCGCGTGCCTGTCGGGCTTCGGCCTGTCAGAGGCGAAGCAGAAGGACATCATCTTCGCCACCACCACCAGCACCCAGGACACGGGCCTCCTGGACGAGCTCATCCCGGTGTTCGAGAAGAAGAGCGGCTACCGGGTGAAGACCATAGCCGTGGGCTCGGGCCAGGCCCTGGCCATGGGCGAGCGGGGCGAGGCGGACCTGCTTCTGGCGCACTCAAAGGACGCCGAGGAGAAGTTCATGAAGCGGGGATTCGGCGTGAACCGCCGCATCGTCATGCACAATGATTTCGTGATCCTGGGACCGAAGGACGATCCGGCGAAGATCAGGGGCCTCGGATCGGCGGCGGTGGCGTTCAAAAAGATCGCCGCGTCGAAGTCCCTCTTTGTGTCCCGGGGGGATAAATCAGGGACCCACGTGATGGAGCAGAAGCTCTGGAAGAACGCCGGCCTTGAGCCGGAAAGAGAAAAATGGTACCAGCAGACGGGCCTCGGCATGGGCCAGACCCTGGCGGTGGTCGTGGAGAAGAAGGGCTACACCCTCTGCGACCGGGCCACCTACCTCTCCCGGAAGAAAAAGATCGACGTTGTCGTCCTGGTGGAAGGAGACAGGGCGCTGCTGAACATCTACCATGTCATCGAGGTGAACCCGAAAAAGTTCCCGAAGGTCAACGCGGAGGGGGGAAAGGCCTTCGCCGATTTCTGGGTGGCGCCGGAAACGCAGAGGATGATTAAAGAATTCGGGATAAGGAAGTACGGAGCGATACTCTTTCATCCTGACGCTGTCAAGTGA
- a CDS encoding TonB-dependent receptor plug domain-containing protein has protein sequence MQKIKFGLLLLSLAALIGISPVMAQEKAAEKQDKKVVQQEKKPVKQNKNADKKEDKEIAGKEEGQAPEDKKEVAPKRTSGYSIGEIVIKEKALASVEDAAITTVLSAEDLKSRSEKTLDQALQTVPGMIVRQGQKGQMNFDMRGFQHSTVALLVDGLPFEEVYDGGGGDISRINVMNASKIVINRGTSSALYGSRGAFGAINVISIKPERLFFKGSTEFDHYGGFTANAAGGGTYKNFFFTLSASVMKNNSYNISSQLGQNKRMRWLYNFVPFYVYGATSAAYTAATTALTSIGLEYIMDTQRWNHNNSIKYYASGKAGYSITENIEFGISTDYYEGSSKFNGFELSSYSAYNLDGTWSDPAAGNMVQNRAWEWTKDYRLNVAPYLKLDFGDFDMRAIYYFNQQSNALTGWTNQAETAMFDAGKLSEHKETSHGFYVYPSYKFAEWNKLNAVVHYRLDLFEKFKKRIAAFAPTSGFMSVPNYPTPWFKTAEVTAKYVTVAIEDEFKFNTDGGDVKFSLGISYDAQMLSRNFGGRMNYFTGVPAVTGWKEDITGMLRPRLKPHPTSTVWGTGDGFNPVFSFVYEPVKEMLKLRGTLSQKTKFPTLHQYTDLADYIDRYATTAGQAIWLPLIYKLNELKPETSYNGNAGFELNFFKKALEIRGDYFYAFYRNKLESIRDPNSAVGRQSRYVNVKGREVHGAEGSIGTTLGTDKLKVVELGASVTYVFTHARDWFDNPVVKGTTVERTPAHQVIMQFKLDFISGTGITLWSNSLFNQSLYVQQFPTSILGASSVYTNKVYTTKLLHNPTMLNIRVSQRIVDHFTLWVMCKNVTDDYNADPFNPGPGRTWYFGGDAEF, from the coding sequence ATGCAAAAGATAAAGTTTGGACTACTATTATTGTCGCTGGCAGCTTTAATCGGTATTTCACCGGTCATGGCGCAGGAAAAGGCAGCGGAGAAACAGGATAAAAAAGTTGTACAGCAGGAGAAGAAGCCCGTTAAGCAGAATAAAAACGCCGACAAAAAGGAAGACAAGGAAATTGCCGGAAAAGAGGAAGGGCAGGCCCCTGAAGATAAAAAAGAAGTGGCCCCGAAAAGAACAAGCGGCTATTCAATAGGCGAGATCGTCATCAAGGAAAAGGCCCTCGCCAGCGTCGAGGACGCGGCCATCACCACCGTGCTTTCGGCTGAGGACCTGAAATCGCGCTCTGAAAAAACCCTGGACCAGGCGCTCCAGACCGTGCCCGGCATGATAGTGCGCCAGGGCCAGAAGGGGCAGATGAACTTTGACATGCGCGGATTCCAGCACAGTACCGTCGCCCTGCTCGTGGACGGCCTTCCTTTTGAGGAGGTCTATGACGGCGGCGGCGGAGACATTTCCCGGATCAACGTCATGAACGCCTCGAAAATCGTCATCAACAGGGGAACGTCCTCCGCGCTGTACGGCTCCCGGGGCGCCTTCGGAGCCATCAATGTCATTTCCATAAAGCCTGAGCGCCTCTTCTTTAAAGGCTCCACCGAATTCGATCATTACGGAGGATTCACCGCCAACGCGGCGGGCGGCGGAACGTACAAGAATTTCTTCTTCACCCTTTCGGCGTCGGTGATGAAGAACAACAGTTATAACATATCCAGCCAACTGGGCCAGAACAAGCGCATGCGCTGGCTCTATAACTTTGTCCCCTTCTATGTGTACGGGGCCACGTCCGCGGCCTATACGGCTGCGACAACCGCCCTGACGTCCATAGGCCTGGAATATATCATGGATACCCAAAGATGGAACCATAATAACTCAATAAAGTATTACGCGTCGGGAAAGGCCGGGTATTCGATAACGGAAAACATCGAATTCGGCATATCCACCGACTATTACGAGGGAAGCTCCAAATTCAACGGCTTTGAATTAAGCAGCTATTCAGCCTACAACCTGGACGGGACCTGGAGCGATCCCGCCGCCGGAAACATGGTCCAGAACCGCGCCTGGGAATGGACCAAGGACTACCGCCTCAATGTAGCCCCGTATCTCAAGCTTGATTTCGGCGATTTCGACATGAGGGCCATCTACTACTTCAACCAGCAGTCGAACGCCCTGACCGGATGGACCAACCAGGCCGAAACGGCGATGTTTGACGCCGGCAAGCTCTCCGAGCACAAGGAAACAAGCCATGGCTTCTATGTATATCCTTCCTATAAGTTCGCGGAATGGAACAAGCTGAACGCCGTTGTGCATTACCGCCTCGATCTTTTTGAAAAATTCAAAAAGCGGATAGCGGCCTTTGCGCCCACCAGCGGCTTCATGAGCGTCCCCAATTACCCGACTCCCTGGTTTAAGACCGCCGAGGTGACCGCCAAATACGTTACCGTCGCCATCGAGGATGAATTCAAGTTCAATACCGACGGCGGAGACGTAAAATTCTCCCTCGGCATATCCTACGACGCGCAGATGCTGTCACGGAACTTCGGCGGCAGGATGAACTATTTCACCGGTGTGCCGGCGGTGACGGGCTGGAAGGAGGACATCACCGGGATGCTCCGCCCGCGGCTGAAACCGCACCCCACTTCCACGGTGTGGGGCACCGGGGACGGATTCAACCCGGTATTCTCGTTTGTGTACGAGCCGGTCAAGGAGATGCTGAAGCTGCGGGGAACCCTGTCGCAGAAGACGAAATTCCCCACCCTGCACCAGTACACGGACCTGGCCGACTACATAGACCGCTACGCGACCACGGCGGGGCAGGCCATATGGCTTCCGCTCATCTACAAGCTCAACGAGCTGAAGCCCGAGACATCCTACAACGGCAACGCCGGCTTCGAGCTGAACTTCTTTAAAAAAGCCCTGGAAATCAGGGGAGATTATTTCTACGCCTTTTACAGGAACAAGCTTGAATCCATACGGGACCCCAACTCCGCCGTCGGCAGGCAAAGCCGCTATGTCAACGTCAAGGGCCGGGAAGTCCATGGCGCGGAAGGCTCCATCGGGACCACCCTCGGCACCGACAAGCTGAAGGTGGTGGAGCTGGGCGCCTCGGTGACCTACGTGTTCACCCATGCCCGGGACTGGTTTGACAACCCCGTCGTCAAGGGAACGACCGTCGAAAGGACGCCCGCTCACCAGGTGATCATGCAGTTCAAGCTCGACTTCATCAGCGGAACCGGCATCACCCTCTGGAGCAACAGCCTCTTCAACCAATCGCTCTATGTTCAGCAATTCCCGACTTCCATTCTGGGTGCAAGCTCCGTATACACGAACAAGGTGTATACCACCAAGCTGCTCCATAATCCCACGATGCTGAACATCAGGGTATCCCAGCGTATCGTCGATCATTTCACCCTGTGGGTCATGTGCAAGAACGTCACCGACGACTACAACGCCGATCCCTTTAACCCCGGTCCGGGCAGGACCTGGTATTTCGGCGGCGACGCGGAGTTCTAA
- a CDS encoding ABC transporter substrate-binding protein → MMIYIGIDDTDTLNSRGTGRLARNIAAVLSTDFSVEGVVRHQLLQDPRVPFTSHNSSATIILREKKRVDIVGIFDMVKALMLSDFQVGSDPGLCVTRDIPVQVIEHGRNAQTRLVTQDEARDLARSHGMALEGLGGTQDGVIGALASVGLTATGDDGRYLLCGRVRDLAGLVPAEAVLDAGVAEIRTLEEEAVTSGMVLADKIRPARRGGRPIAYVEWRDGRWEPLKLN, encoded by the coding sequence GTGATGATTTACATAGGCATTGATGACACTGACACCCTGAACTCCCGCGGCACGGGCCGCCTCGCCCGGAACATCGCCGCCGTCCTATCAACCGATTTTTCCGTTGAGGGCGTGGTGCGCCACCAGCTCCTCCAAGATCCGCGCGTGCCCTTCACCAGCCATAACAGCAGCGCCACCATCATCCTTCGCGAAAAAAAGAGGGTTGATATAGTCGGGATCTTCGATATGGTAAAGGCCCTGATGCTCTCCGATTTCCAGGTCGGCAGCGATCCCGGGCTCTGCGTGACCCGCGACATACCCGTCCAGGTGATTGAGCACGGCCGCAACGCGCAGACGCGGCTGGTCACCCAGGATGAAGCCCGGGACCTGGCCCGGTCCCACGGCATGGCCCTGGAGGGCCTGGGAGGAACCCAGGACGGCGTCATCGGCGCCCTGGCGTCCGTGGGGCTCACCGCAACGGGCGACGACGGCCGCTACCTCCTCTGCGGCAGGGTGCGCGACCTGGCGGGCCTGGTCCCGGCGGAAGCGGTCCTCGACGCGGGCGTGGCGGAGATACGCACCCTGGAAGAGGAAGCCGTCACCTCCGGCATGGTCCTTGCCGACAAGATCAGGCCCGCGCGCCGCGGCGGCAGGCCCATCGCCTATGTTGAATGGCGCGACGGCCGCTGGGAGCCCCTGAAGCTGAATTAA
- a CDS encoding ATP-binding cassette domain-containing protein produces the protein MIQIHELTYAYPQHGRGIGPFDFSVKEGEMLHLTGSSGCGKSTLARCITGLIPHIYHGAMKGSVCVGGLDTAATPLWKLAGTAGFVFQNPSMQMLGNTVEEEILIGLENLGLGRAEIRDRMEEALGRFGLGGFRRRNPHTLSGGEQQKLALAAIMARRPPVLVLDEPLSMLDVTAATELVRHLSELTRAGVTIVIFEHRSDYLAAMPGLRVAALDEITVPGRAAAPGKWPGAAPAPGTRHGWPLQAAGLGVRIGGKDILRDLDLAIEPGEVTAVVGRNGCGKTTLVRALAGLQKHDGAVSIGGGRPDLGQVYQNADLQLFNASVRAEILYRVKDPDMAWYAWLMETLRLGTYEETPPLILSEGEKKRVALATVLMRKAAHGILLDEPSLGQDTAHKMMLIDICRGLAAGGRIVLFTTHELHLAAMADRLILLGPEGIAADGPPKKVFLDAAAWERAGMFVPAWAADTGREGITA, from the coding sequence ATGATACAGATACACGAACTGACATACGCATATCCCCAGCACGGCAGGGGAATCGGGCCCTTTGATTTTTCAGTGAAGGAAGGGGAGATGCTCCACCTGACCGGCTCCTCCGGGTGCGGCAAGAGCACCCTGGCCCGCTGTATCACGGGCCTCATCCCCCACATCTATCACGGCGCCATGAAGGGGAGCGTTTGCGTCGGCGGCCTCGACACGGCCGCCACGCCCCTCTGGAAGCTCGCCGGGACTGCCGGGTTCGTGTTCCAGAACCCCTCCATGCAGATGCTGGGCAATACCGTGGAGGAGGAGATCCTCATCGGCCTGGAAAACCTGGGCCTCGGACGCGCTGAGATCCGGGACCGCATGGAGGAAGCCCTGGGGCGCTTCGGCCTCGGGGGATTCCGCCGGAGAAACCCCCATACACTCTCCGGCGGGGAACAGCAGAAGCTGGCCCTGGCCGCCATCATGGCCCGCCGTCCGCCGGTGCTGGTGCTGGACGAGCCCCTTTCGATGCTCGATGTCACGGCCGCGACGGAGCTGGTCCGCCACCTCTCGGAGCTGACCCGCGCCGGCGTCACCATCGTCATCTTCGAGCACCGTTCGGATTACCTCGCCGCCATGCCGGGCTTGAGGGTGGCTGCATTGGACGAAATTACCGTCCCCGGCCGCGCCGCCGCGCCGGGGAAATGGCCCGGGGCCGCGCCGGCCCCGGGTACCCGCCATGGCTGGCCGCTGCAGGCAGCCGGCCTCGGCGTAAGAATAGGCGGGAAGGATATCCTCAGGGATCTTGACCTTGCGATCGAGCCCGGGGAGGTGACGGCCGTCGTCGGCAGGAACGGCTGCGGGAAGACCACCCTGGTGCGGGCCCTCGCCGGGCTCCAGAAGCACGACGGCGCGGTCTCCATCGGCGGCGGGCGCCCCGATCTCGGCCAGGTCTACCAGAACGCAGACCTCCAGCTCTTCAACGCCTCGGTCCGGGCCGAGATCCTCTACCGCGTCAAGGATCCTGACATGGCCTGGTATGCCTGGCTCATGGAGACCCTCCGCCTCGGGACGTACGAGGAAACGCCGCCGCTGATACTGAGCGAGGGAGAGAAAAAGCGCGTGGCCCTGGCAACGGTGCTGATGCGCAAGGCGGCCCACGGCATCCTCCTCGACGAGCCGTCCCTGGGACAGGACACGGCCCACAAGATGATGCTGATCGACATCTGCCGCGGCCTCGCGGCCGGCGGCAGGATAGTCCTCTTCACCACCCACGAGCTGCACCTGGCGGCCATGGCGGACCGCCTGATCCTCCTCGGCCCGGAAGGGATCGCCGCCGACGGGCCGCCGAAAAAGGTTTTCCTCGACGCCGCCGCATGGGAGCGGGCCGGCATGTTCGTGCCGGCCTGGGCGGCCGACACGGGCCGGGAGGGCATAACGGCATGA